The region CTGGCTCTTCCAGGCTGACATTGCTCAATGGCATTGCCAAGAAATGATCCTGCCACTCATGCCTCCTCCTCATCCGTCTTTGGGACTGGGACATTGTTTGGTCTTCCCAAATCGCAACACTGGTGCCTTGTCTTCAAATGTCTGGATAGACCTGAAAGGTTACATTGCTGCTTCTCAGCCTGACCCAAGCAGTCCTGTGGGTACTTTGTCCAGAGCTGGAGCATTTATCTTCTTGACCCTTCCAATCATGAGCAGCATTTCTGACTCCAATCCTGAGGGGTCTGTACTGTCTGCAGACTATCATCTGGTCTTCAGTCTGGCTGTGGTCTCCTTCATCTCTGGCATCTCATCTGGCATCAGTCCTTATCTCTCAGACCTTTCTTCTCAGCTTCTTCCTTCAGAATGGCTGTACTGCCATGTGCTTGACCTTTGGGTCCTGTTCTTCTTTCAACCCCAGCAGTGCTTGAACTTCACTGCTGAAATTGTATTTTGCCCTGATGCTGGCTCACATCTGAACCTCAGCAGAGTCAGGGCCATCTGCAGCTTCTCTGggtgtgactgaagtgcagggaGAGCAGTTGCTGGGTGAGTTTCCATGGGCTGCATGAGATCTCTGTGGTGGGATCAGTGCTCTTTGGCTGGTGGACACGAGCTCACTGTGGAAGGGATTTCCCATCTGCTGGTCCAGCAGTGGCTTGCATTACTTAAGAAGAGGAGTCACAGCGTTAGTCACAACCAGCTCGCGTACAATTCAGACTTTTAGGCTTTGCCTATACGTTAGCCCTCACAAATCTGAAAGTTACGGTAGGTCTCTAACTTCTCTCTTCTCCCCACATGCAATATTACATCACCTCTGATTATAAATGCACCCTTTGAGGGTGTCAGACCAACTTCTGCAGCTGTTCTCCTGCTTATCCTGGAGCTCTGAGCCATTACCTGGTACATGGTGGAATCTTGGTGAACCACCTAGGTACCATCCATCACTCCAGGGGATGGTGCAAAATGTGCTTTGGCAGATTTTTGCCAAACAGCAACTTCTGCCTTTGATCCCCATACCCAAATATAGCTCGGTCTGCTGAAACCCTGTCCCTGCCCTCACTTATGGAGTACTGTCTGCCAAAAACTCTGGCTCTTGTTCCCCTGATGGCAGCCAGTCACTAGGTGCCACATCCATGCAGATCTGCATGGCCACCCCCACCTCACCAGGCTTAGCCGGTTTGCATTTCACCTTCTGAATCAACACCTGAGTTTCTGTACAAGCTCCTGTTCACCCAGGTTTCATCTTGGAGCATTTCCAAGAGCTGTGACCCATCTTGTTGCAGGGAGGACAGGCTGGCAGGGTCTGCACCAGCCAACATCTGGATTGACCTTTTCATCCTTCTCTTTATATTTGTTTTGccaaaaatgaaggggaaaatggGGCTAAGTCAAGTGGGGGCATGGCTAGAGTGGGTGTCGGTGGTGTTGAATGGTTCTGAAAGGTTGGAGATCAGCACAAGTCAATGACTAAAAGAGAACATCCAAGGTTGGAGGTGCAGGCAAGCTGGAAATacagctgggggagaggagggaaaggattTTGATCCGTCCTGCCCCCATTCCAGGTTTCGTGTCACACACATCGGGAAGAAACCCACTTTCCACGAGCAGCAGGACGGTCCCCTGCCAGATGGCAGCCGGGAGCCGAGCACGGAGGAGCTGGAGCACAGCAGCGACCGGCTCCAGCGCGAGCGGGCTCGCAATGGGACTGTCCCCATGGGTGGCCTGCAGAACGGAGCCGTCCAGAAGGGTACCCAGAGCAGCAAGGGTGGGGAGCAGAGCCGCTCCACCACTCCAGCCCCGAACacaccagccagctccagcaCTCGTGACAGCAGACGGGCGGGCAAGGGGTCTGGCGTGGCAGGCTCACTGCAGGATGCTGGCACTGCTCCTGGGAGCGCGAGCCGCCAGCGGAAGCTCCTGAGCCATCGGGTGCTGGGAGGGTCGAGTCCCAGCATTCCAGGAGAGCTGGTGCAGGAAGGAGCCAGCATCTGCCTGGAGGAGACCGGACTGGGGTCGGCAGATGAAGTGTCGGATATTCACGGGAGCCTGAGTCTGCACGAACAGGCTGATGAGTTGGGAAGAGACGACAGCAGCAGAAAACAGCCCGGAGTGGAAGACATGGGGCAGCAGGTAggttcctcctcttccttgtcCCTGTGTGGTCCCCTGGGCTGGAGGTTTTGAAGGGTTGTGGCACAGCACCCCAAGTCCTGCTGCCAACACGATCAACCAGCAGAAGTGTGGTGGCATGAGCTGTGCAGTGCGGACAGGCAAGCTGAGGCTTGTGCTGGGCTCACTGTGGCATGGaacctgccctgtcctgcccacCCTGTTTCTGCTTACCTTTTTTGATTGCATTTTCCCATCTGCTTTCTATTGTCTGGAGCATGCAGAATCACCGTGACGGTTCCCACCCTGCTGGTATCCGCACCACAGGGGAAAGTCAGGTCACTGGTTGACTTGCAGCCAGCTGCCCCTCAAGCAAGGGATGCATTTTCCTTTACGGTTGGGCTCTTTGAGGTCATACATTGGGATAATTTTTTCTTGACCTGAGGGAAGCCTGCTGCTGCACACAGCTTGGTTTCCCCAGAATTGTAGCTTTGCTGCAGTATTAGGGCTCAACACAGCCAGCAATATACAGGCAGGGACAGATGTCTCCAGGAGCCTTTCTTGCCTTCAAGTCTAGGAAATGGTGAAGCCAACCAGTCCTTTCTTGGTTGTTCTTCCCTGCCCTGGAGTGGCTGGTGCTGGCTGTGCTCAGAGGGGAGAACAGCCCACCCTGGCCAGAACTGgggggctcccagcaccccagtaTCTCCCAACCTTCCTACCCAACCACCTTGCTGGATGTGCTAGAGAGCCCTAGGGCAGCACTTGCAAGGACACCATCTCCTTGGCTGTCGATGGCCCAGTTTGGTGGATTTGCTCCCTGCCACTGCCTCTGGGCTGTTACCACTGAGCAAATGATGCTGTCAGTGGTGGTAGCAGACTCCCAACACATTTGCTCATGCGCTTGCCTGTGGTTCTGCAATTGGAGAAAGACAATTTTCATGGAAGGGGACTGGGGGAAGTTACGTGGTGTAGTGTCACCCTACCAAGATGAGTGTGTGGAAAGGTGCCTAGTTAAATGTAGGCTAAGGAAAAAGCAGGAACACACTGAGTTTATTGTGTCCCTCTGCTTTCTGGTGGCTGGGCTGGAAGTATCTGGGCTCCTCCAGGCTGGAGCTTTGAGCTGCTTTATGGAGAAGGGCAGCCTAAGGCAGCCATGCCAGACAGAGCCAATGGGCTGTAGCTCTTCTCCAGAGATCTGGAGAGGTGGTGACAGGTCCTCCTTTCTCCCATGGCTCACGATGCCTTGGGAGATGGCCATGGCCCCTCTGGTCTCCAGGGAAAGATGTGCATGGAAGACAAGTCCAGGAACACTGTGATTTTCTCCTTTCCGTCTGTCCCATCTGCAGTGCCAGGCCCTTGCCTTAGACCCTGTGCCAGGCTTTGGGGTGTTGCTTCAGCATGCTCCAGGACACAGGGTCCCAGGAGAACGGTGATGGGACCTCAGCGGGATGTTTGCCACTGAGCCCTGGTGCTGCTTGGACAATCCCTTGTCCCTTAGGTCCCAGCCAGGGCCACCACAAGGGTTGTTAGCTGCTGCTCAAGATGCTCCGCAGGCGATGGGGCTCGGTCTGTAGTCAGCTCCTGGAGCCTCAGTGGGGTTGTGCACACCCGCCTGTGCATGACTGCTGTGGACAACAGAGCCCCCGTCCTGTCCCAACTCAGACCAGCACCCTGCTCCCGCGAGAGCACTGACATAcacatccctcctccctcctgcaggagccCAGCGCCGCGGTGCACAACCGAGGAGCAACTGTGTGACGTGAGTGCTTGTCCCCAGACTCTGGGGCGATGTccagggtggggtgggaaggCACTGGCAGTGCCCCTGCCCCAGTGGGTCACAGCCCGGTGGTGGAGAGAGGGTGAACCCCTTCTCCGAGAGGGTCAGTTCCCAATGTGCTGGGTCCTGCACGGGCAGGGCCTCTTGACTGCATGCCCAGCCACAGGCAGTGCCGCTGGCTGCCGGCTGTGCTGGCTCTGGGCATGGGGGATGCCATGGCCGCTGGGACAAGCCccatcctgcccctctccccacagctccTCTCCGCTCCCGTCTGGAGCATGGACGGGAGgcgcgcagcccccggcccccatgctgggctgggggctctgcCATGGGGAGACCACAGGgcagccggccccggccccgggtgGGCAGCTACGCGCTTGGCATGGCCAGAGCGACGCGCCGACGTTACAGACGACCGCACTCGGCGCCTAGACCTCATCCCATTGGCAATAGGTACCCAACTCCCACCCACCGCACCCGCcctggagaccccccccccccccccgggggatcATCAGGCCTGGCAGGGGCAGGACAGCACCCAGTCCCCGCTGCCCAcccggcccctgcagccccccagcgcTGGGGGGAAGATGCATCAGAGGGGGCTGCAACGaggggcagggatggaggcagcGGCACAAGCCcccctggggcagggggcagcacccccccacccacccggCATGTTCACTGCAGAGTTCAGCCCTCCAGGGCACCCCTGCCACGCAGAGCGGTCTCAGGCACAAATCCTGCACCGGCGAGGGACCCTGCAGGTCCCTGGGAGACGCTGGCGGAGAGAGGAGCTTCCAGCCCTGTCCCGGCACAGGAGGGGCCGCAGCCCGGCCCTGGGGGCTGGATCGCACCCCAGCCAGGTCAGCGGGCAGCCCTGGTGCCAGCGGCGAGCTTTGGTGTGTAACCGCACTGTACATAGACAAGCTAAAACCATTAAAGCTGCTGAACCCCTCAGCAGAGTCAACTGGCTTTATTGGGGTGCAGCCCCCACTtgcccactcctgcctgcagggaGGTGCCTGGGGGGAAGTCAGGGGCTGAGCCCCCCTCCCGGGGAACCAGGGCTGCACTGGGGTTGCACAGGCGATGCCAGGCAGAAGGGGCAGAGGCAAGAGCTGGGTGAGGTGGGGCCCGGCCATGGCACTAAGCACCCCGATAAAGGGGCTGCCAGGATGCCCTGTGCTGTATAGGGATGCAGGACCACTCcgcaagcagcgctgggcaggATGCGGCCCCCAAAGAGACCAGCTTGGAGCATGGGGCAGTGCCAGTCCCTGCCGCCGGGACAGGAGCTGGGAGGGACAGGGGAATGCATAGGGTCAGCTGAAGTGCAGCTCGGGGTCAGGCTCGGGGGCTCTGCCGGGCGGTGGAGGGGGCGCGCGGAGCTGcggagagaggaaaggagaagcgGTGCCACCATGCTGAGGCTGCTTGCCCCCCCTTCAGACCTCCCCAAAGCACATGGGTGGCATTACTCCCCATTATGGGAGGActgggggcaggtttggggggcaCGGCATCGCTGTGATGGGGCTTACCGGCCGGAGGCGGGTGGCTGCCAGGTCTGGAGAGCTCTGCCCGCTGCCTGTGCCATCCTGCCTGCAACCTGGAAGGGCCCGGCTGCTCAGCCCAGCTCTCTGCACAAACCCCCATCCCCTTTCCCAGCCCCCGCACCGGCACTCACTTCCCAGTGGTGTttcaggagaggagctggggacCAGGCTGGTCCCGGGCACAAGGCCAGGCGGGGAGAAGGGCGGCGGGGATGGCGATGGCAGCTCCTGCAAAGACAGAGCCAAGAAGGATGGGAAAAGCAGGGAGGGCGTCCACCCACCAGCGGCCACGGCACAAGacgggggggctgccccacaccaAGGGGACGTGGTGACCTTCCTGCCACTGACCTGCCCAGCTGCTCCCTGGCCCCCAGTGAGCTCCTCCACTACCAGGGAGGGGAAGACACCGACACGGCCGTCGAAGTCGCCTGTCCAGAAGCCATCGTCCACCTCGCCGGGGGCACGGGGCAGCACCCGGATGATGGCCCCCTCGGGGAAGCTCAGCTCCTCAGGGCTCTGTCCCTCGTAGTCATACAGGGCTCGCACCAGCCAGGCTGCGAGGAGGATGAGGTGAGGGCTCGGcacccccagtgctgctgctgcaggggctcAGCATCCCCCAGGCACCAGCCCTGTGCATCTGTCCCCTCCGCAGGGGAGGTGACACCCCGGCACCCACCTCCGGGCTCCAGGACCAGTTCTGCAGCCATGATGTTAGAGAGCTGGCGGTGCAGGGCAGAGGGTCCTGGGGGGCCAGGCCCAGGCCCCAGCTCACCGCCCAGGGACAGTAGGTACTTTTCGGGGACATAGCCGACCTGACCTGCCTTGTTCTGTGCCTGAAGGGGCAGAAAGCGTGTGACCATCTCAGGCCCCAGGgtggggacagccctggggaccTCCAAAACGTGTCCCCCCAGCACGGGGGTGGGGCTGAGCCTGCTCCCACCTTCACCCACTCCTCTGCGTCCCCATCCTCGATGACCTCCAGCTCCTCCCCCTGGGTGATGGACAGCTCGTCTGCCTGAGAGCCCTGCAGGGGACAGCGGACAAAGTGGCAGGGAGGCTGCGGGTGCCggccctgggcaggcagggtgaggggcaggCAGCTGTGGCCATACCTGGTACCCAAAAATCACCCGGCATGTGTAGGGGTAGGtgcgggcagcagggctgggctcaTCATCCTCCTCCAGCTCATCACTGTCCTCGTAGTCATCGAACTCAGCCAGATCCAGCCCTGTGGGCACCTCCTCGCCCGCCCCCACCATAGCCCCTGCCAGCCAAGTGTCCAcgtccagccctgctgcccgcAGCAGCGCCAGCCGTGCCTCTGCCTTCACTCGGCTGacctggggacacacacacattgtCAACGTCTAAAGGGACACctatggggtggggggacagccCAGCAAGTTCCATTGCCCCTGGTCCCCAGTGTGGTTGCCACGATGGTGAAGCACCCCCAGCACTGCATCCCCAGCCTCCacacctccccatccctgcatcccccaccCTGGGGGTGACAGACCTTGAAGCCACCCAGAGCCTCCTGCCTGGGGGACTCACCTCTGCCTTCCGTATGTTTTCCCTTGCTTCTTCCATCTGCCGCTCCACGGCGGCCGCCTCCACCTCTGGGACCTGCTGccgcctggcctccagctgctgcagcacctggGTGGGCACTG is a window of Accipiter gentilis chromosome 26, bAccGen1.1, whole genome shotgun sequence DNA encoding:
- the FCHSD1 gene encoding F-BAR and double SH3 domains protein 1 isoform X1 gives rise to the protein MQPPPRKVKLTQEVRVHLLEQLSGLQGKQQRDAELLEDIRSYSKQRAAIDREYGQALQRLASQFVKRDWQRGRSEAGDSRSAVAVWKGIIEGTAHAGQVRVTASESYRCLATEAARTARLSKERMLKKGIERLQKAQAELLETVKELDKAKKQFTHLQRSSEVAKDKAADVEARLRKSDRRIFHTKASLQKLSAKFSARLAEHSKQLVGVQNEYGFALVSATAHLEHYRRVELPAAMQALDGDLYERLREHLSAASRTEVETCRATRDWFQGIAEASTRVCREQDLLLFLQDHPAFTLALEQRFQLTGVEEVCLLPPEDDRASLEKEARRWATRVARDHKNKVHSEEVLQQLEARRQQVPEVEAAAVERQMEEARENIRKAEVSRVKAEARLALLRAAGLDVDTWLAGAMVGAGEEVPTGLDLAEFDDYEDSDELEEDDEPSPAARTYPYTCRVIFGYQGSQADELSITQGEELEVIEDGDAEEWVKAQNKAGQVGYVPEKYLLSLGGELGPGPGPPGPSALHRQLSNIMAAELVLEPGAWLVRALYDYEGQSPEELSFPEGAIIRVLPRAPGEVDDGFWTGDFDGRVGVFPSLVVEELTGGQGAAGQELPSPSPPPFSPPGLVPGTSLVPSSSPETPLGSECRCGGWERGWGFVQRAGLSSRALPGCRQDGTGSGQSSPDLAATRLRPLRAPPPPPGRAPEPDPELHFS
- the RELL2 gene encoding RELT-like protein 2 isoform X2, whose translation is MSDQNSTDDGESDPQHSLSMVFLLVLVFFIMGLVGFLICHVLKKKGYRCRTFRDELDPDNKDVLAELQANEEEELNEDTVEKIVRCIIQNEANAEALKEMLGDNEGDIPVPVPSLCPHRNSQDGGPPHHHTVHLGSTQAPCIHCSKRKRHPLHRQGRSKDGKGRMHPGETTVFSVGRFRVTHIGKKPTFHEQQDGPLPDGSREPSTEELEHSSDRLQRERARNGTVPMGGLQNGAVQKGTQSSKGGEQSRSTTPAPNTPASSSTRDSRRAGKGSGVAGSLQDAGTAPGSASRQRKLLSHRVLGGSSPSIPGELVQEGASICLEETGLGSADEVSDIHGSLSLHEQADELGRDDSSRKQPGVEDMGQQEPSAAVHNRGATV
- the RELL2 gene encoding RELT-like protein 2 isoform X1 — protein: MTTEEAREESGREIRMSDQNSTDDGESDPQHSLSMVFLLVLVFFIMGLVGFLICHVLKKKGYRCRTFRDELDPDNKDVLAELQANEEEELNEDTVEKIVRCIIQNEANAEALKEMLGDNEGDIPVPVPSLCPHRNSQDGGPPHHHTVHLGSTQAPCIHCSKRKRHPLHRQGRSKDGKGRMHPGETTVFSVGRFRVTHIGKKPTFHEQQDGPLPDGSREPSTEELEHSSDRLQRERARNGTVPMGGLQNGAVQKGTQSSKGGEQSRSTTPAPNTPASSSTRDSRRAGKGSGVAGSLQDAGTAPGSASRQRKLLSHRVLGGSSPSIPGELVQEGASICLEETGLGSADEVSDIHGSLSLHEQADELGRDDSSRKQPGVEDMGQQEPSAAVHNRGATV